From the genome of Thermogutta terrifontis, one region includes:
- the proC gene encoding pyrroline-5-carboxylate reductase, producing MITKKIGFIGAGQMARALAEGLLHKGLLVPDQVLASDPSESARQKFHEATGAETTPNNLDVVRRQDVVILAVKPQQIPKVLEELRGRVAPEKLVISIAAGIALQQLEEGLGAHTRVIRVMPNTPALVGFAASAYALGKNAGPDDASLVQQLLEAIGIAVRVDEKLLDAVTALSGSGPAYVYLMIEVLTDAGVRHGLSRDVALTLAAQTVRGAAEMVMRTGQHPAVLKDQVTSPGGTTIAALAAMESQGFRGAVLAGVEAAWRRARELSQ from the coding sequence ATGATCACCAAAAAAATTGGCTTTATCGGCGCGGGACAAATGGCACGGGCTCTAGCCGAGGGATTGCTCCACAAAGGCTTGCTCGTTCCCGATCAGGTGCTGGCCTCTGACCCAAGCGAGTCTGCCCGCCAAAAATTTCACGAGGCAACCGGCGCCGAAACCACGCCCAACAATCTGGACGTGGTACGCCGACAGGACGTGGTAATCCTGGCTGTTAAACCCCAGCAAATCCCCAAGGTACTCGAGGAGCTGAGAGGACGCGTCGCCCCCGAAAAACTCGTTATATCGATCGCGGCGGGAATTGCCCTCCAGCAGCTTGAAGAGGGCCTGGGAGCACATACCCGCGTGATCCGTGTGATGCCCAATACGCCTGCCCTGGTAGGATTTGCTGCGTCGGCGTATGCACTCGGGAAAAACGCAGGGCCGGACGATGCCAGCCTGGTGCAGCAGCTTCTCGAGGCGATCGGCATCGCTGTTCGGGTAGATGAGAAGCTGCTCGACGCAGTCACGGCTCTGTCAGGCTCCGGACCGGCTTATGTGTATCTCATGATCGAAGTGCTCACCGATGCAGGAGTTCGGCATGGCCTTTCCCGCGATGTAGCGCTGACACTCGCTGCCCAAACGGTCCGCGGTGCCGCAGAAATGGTGATGAGAACCGGACAGCATCCGGCCGTCCTGAAAGATCAGGTAACAAGCCCCGGAGGAACCACCATTGCAGCGCTGGCGGCGATGGAGAGTCAGGGTTTCCGGGGGGCGGTCCTCGCTGGTGTTGAAGCCGCCTGGCGGCGTGCCCGCGAGCTCTCTCAGTAG